Proteins from one Desulfonema limicola genomic window:
- a CDS encoding type II toxin-antitoxin system PemK/MazF family toxin, which yields MLPITSRKVNRRIYPNEVLISSGIGGLSIDSIVLCYQIRTLDKRRLIRNLGQLNNLVLQEEIINALCFQLGIEK from the coding sequence ATCTTACCAATTACTTCAAGAAAAGTAAATCGACGAATTTATCCTAATGAAGTATTAATTTCATCTGGAATCGGTGGATTATCAATTGATTCCATTGTGCTTTGCTATCAGATAAGAACTCTTGATAAAAGAAGATTGATAAGGAATTTAGGCCAACTCAATAATTTGGTATTGCAAGAAGAAATTATTAATGCATTATGTTTTCAACTCGGAATTGAGAAATAG
- a CDS encoding RICIN domain-containing protein, whose protein sequence is MGICKTTIIIILKLDIKYILLFIFISFCQSFTAKTAIALPLEDRIYMIISVHRGKALQVKDSSRENLANIEVFNIHGSVNQSWIFKKGPLKNGVHTFVIYSLKSSKVIDVSGYSIKNMANIQQFTYYGTNNQRWKLIPSDKQDYYHIVSVLSSKCMEPGETDYDGAANVFQNNCVPGNRQLWYLKENPFSDHTISIINKKSGKALDVNKKDIEDGANIQQFNLHKGDNQQWTLWPDDFHKGVQTYAIISCLSGKALDVDGHSLRNGANVQQFRYHGGDNQRWKLIPVKGNWYQIVSVNSNKCLDVSDFGRYNGSNIRQYECNGTDSQVWQIVQTRDSQYE, encoded by the coding sequence ATGGGGATATGTAAAACAACAATCATAATAATATTGAAACTTGATATAAAATACATACTCTTGTTTATATTCATATCTTTTTGCCAGTCATTTACTGCAAAAACAGCCATTGCCCTGCCCCTTGAAGACAGGATTTACATGATTATCTCTGTTCACAGGGGCAAAGCTTTACAGGTTAAGGATTCAAGCAGAGAAAATCTTGCCAATATTGAGGTATTTAATATTCACGGCAGTGTAAACCAGAGCTGGATATTTAAAAAGGGACCTTTAAAAAACGGGGTTCACACCTTTGTAATCTATTCTCTTAAAAGCAGCAAGGTTATTGATGTAAGCGGATACAGCATAAAAAACATGGCTAATATCCAGCAGTTTACATATTATGGTACAAATAATCAAAGATGGAAACTTATACCTTCAGATAAACAGGATTACTATCATATTGTTTCAGTTCTCAGCAGCAAATGTATGGAACCTGGGGAAACAGATTATGATGGAGCAGCAAATGTTTTCCAAAATAATTGTGTTCCTGGCAATCGTCAATTATGGTATTTAAAAGAAAACCCTTTTTCAGATCATACAATCAGTATAATCAACAAAAAAAGTGGAAAAGCGCTGGATGTTAATAAAAAAGACATTGAAGACGGGGCAAACATTCAGCAGTTTAACCTCCATAAAGGAGATAATCAGCAATGGACCCTTTGGCCTGACGATTTTCATAAAGGGGTTCAGACTTATGCGATTATTTCATGTTTAAGCGGAAAAGCCCTGGACGTTGACGGGCACAGTCTTAGAAATGGAGCCAATGTCCAGCAGTTCAGGTATCATGGCGGTGATAATCAGCGGTGGAAACTTATTCCGGTCAAAGGGAACTGGTATCAAATTGTATCTGTAAACAGTAACAAATGCCTGGATGTAAGCGATTTTGGCAGGTATAATGGGTCAAATATCCGCCAGTATGAATGTAATGGAACTGACAGCCAGGTCTGGCAGATTGTACAAACCAGGGATTCACAATATGAATGA
- a CDS encoding M48 family metalloprotease gives MHKELTEQKQTSNREITRRDFLWLTSMSAAGFALGCAVNPVTGEKQFMLMSEQEEIQIDKQYAPHQFSSDYGITQDRTLNNYINQVGKGLVPHTHRKQMPYSFQVVNATYVNAYAFPGGTIAATRGILLKLNNEAELAALMGHELGHVNARHTASQMSKSQLTSAVLGGIQLAVSAKYAKYSDIAGQLGMVGAGLLLASYSRDNERQADDLGNLYMVQTGYSTQGHVGLMQMLNSLSKSKPGYTDVLFSTHPMSNERYSQAVENARTKYQASQNFPVNRERYMDNIASLRKIQEPVENIQKGESAMAQNKLADAQSFFQNALKKAPGDYVGLIMMSKCQIAQKKYSQAETYAAKAKQAYPQEPQAYHMSGFAKLQNKKYSAAFNEFDACDKALPGNPSLTFFKGYSMEGMKRQKDAAEYYNKYLQSVREGDYAKHAYESLVKWGYVKQQS, from the coding sequence ATGCATAAAGAACTGACAGAGCAAAAACAAACATCAAACAGAGAAATAACACGCCGGGATTTTTTATGGCTTACATCCATGTCAGCAGCAGGTTTTGCTTTAGGATGTGCTGTTAATCCGGTTACTGGCGAAAAGCAGTTTATGCTCATGTCTGAGCAGGAAGAGATACAGATAGACAAACAATATGCACCTCATCAATTTTCTTCTGATTATGGTATTACTCAGGATCGTACCCTTAACAATTATATAAACCAGGTTGGAAAAGGACTGGTTCCCCATACCCACCGCAAGCAGATGCCTTATTCATTTCAGGTGGTTAATGCTACCTATGTTAATGCCTACGCTTTTCCTGGAGGTACTATTGCCGCTACCCGGGGTATTTTGCTCAAACTTAATAATGAAGCTGAACTGGCAGCACTTATGGGGCATGAACTTGGTCATGTTAATGCACGTCATACAGCATCCCAGATGTCAAAAAGTCAGTTGACTTCAGCAGTACTGGGCGGAATCCAGCTTGCTGTAAGTGCCAAATATGCAAAGTATTCAGATATTGCAGGCCAGCTTGGAATGGTGGGTGCAGGCCTGCTCCTGGCTTCATACAGCAGGGACAATGAGCGCCAGGCAGATGATCTGGGGAATTTGTATATGGTGCAGACTGGTTACAGCACTCAGGGTCATGTAGGTCTGATGCAAATGCTCAACAGTCTTTCAAAAAGCAAGCCTGGATATACAGATGTTTTGTTTTCCACCCATCCTATGAGTAATGAGCGTTACAGCCAGGCTGTTGAAAATGCCAGGACTAAATATCAGGCATCTCAAAATTTTCCTGTAAACCGGGAAAGATATATGGACAATATTGCCAGCCTCAGGAAGATACAGGAGCCTGTTGAGAATATTCAAAAAGGTGAAAGTGCAATGGCACAAAACAAGCTTGCTGATGCCCAGAGTTTTTTTCAAAACGCATTAAAAAAAGCCCCGGGGGATTATGTGGGTTTGATAATGATGAGTAAATGCCAGATAGCCCAGAAAAAATACAGCCAGGCAGAAACCTATGCTGCAAAAGCAAAACAGGCATACCCACAAGAACCCCAGGCATACCATATGAGCGGGTTTGCAAAGCTGCAAAACAAAAAATACAGTGCAGCGTTTAATGAATTTGATGCATGTGATAAAGCATTGCCTGGCAATCCCAGCCTGACATTTTTTAAAGGATATTCAATGGAGGGCATGAAGCGCCAAAAAGATGCTGCTGAATATTATAATAAATACCTCCAGTCTGTCCGGGAAGGAGATTATGCTAAACATGCATATGAGAGCCTTGTAAAATGGGGATATGTAAAACAACAATCATAA
- a CDS encoding type II toxin-antitoxin system PemK/MazF family toxin yields the protein MEYQWHIFLANLDPAIGSEQGRTRPVLVISDEEINQILPVTRLSSF from the coding sequence ATGGAATATCAATGGCATATTTTCTTAGCAAACTTAGATCCAGCAATTGGCTCGGAACAAGGTAGAACTCGTCCTGTATTGGTAATAAGTGATGAAGAAATAAACCAGATTTTACCTGTTACTCGACTATCAAGTTTTTAA
- a CDS encoding type II toxin-antitoxin system VapC family toxin, with protein MKTVYIETSIISYLTARPSKNLIAVARQQQTWEWWDIYRQNYTLFSSNLVIAEASQGDTKRSQERLDVLREIERLDINTACEELGEKLIVHSPIPDNAQDDALHIAIASYHAVDFNFKHLANAHLIPKVRTIVENSGYQFPQICTPEELIGE; from the coding sequence ATGAAAACAGTTTACATTGAAACATCAATTATCAGCTATCTTACAGCCAGACCGAGCAAAAATTTAATAGCAGTAGCCAGGCAGCAACAAACATGGGAATGGTGGGATATATACCGTCAGAATTATACTCTGTTCAGCTCAAATTTGGTTATTGCAGAAGCAAGTCAGGGCGATACTAAACGCTCTCAGGAAAGACTTGATGTGTTAAGGGAAATTGAGAGACTGGATATCAATACTGCATGTGAAGAATTGGGTGAAAAACTCATCGTACATTCCCCCATACCCGATAACGCTCAGGATGATGCCCTGCATATCGCTATTGCAAGTTATCACGCAGTTGATTTTAATTTTAAACACTTGGCAAACGCTCATTTAATTCCGAAAGTCAGAACAATTGTAGAAAATTCAGGATACCAATTTCCGCAAATCTGTACCCCTGAAGAATTAATAGGAGAATAG
- a CDS encoding ABC transporter substrate-binding protein, producing the protein MNKIIIICLYVLFLCFPVFADKIKDDSGNEINVDKPFKRIISLYGAHTENLFSLGLDKEIIGVSKNESYPPKALEKPVFSYHDDAEKFMAARPDLVLVRPMIARVYQPFIKKLEQAGIIVVSLQPVGIEDMYNYWQNLGILTGREQAAAFMIKEFGDAVEDFKKQAGQIPYEKRKKVYFEAIHQKMKTFAAHSTAMFVLLTAGGINIAEHASQMRQTNIAAFGKERILAKAGEIDVFIAQQGTMNPVSVEIIKNEPGFHVIKAVYNNQVYMVDELIVSRPTMRLLEGIQKIAEILYPEIMQDKLSKRLPPK; encoded by the coding sequence ATGAATAAAATAATTATAATATGTCTGTATGTCTTATTTTTATGTTTTCCTGTTTTTGCTGATAAAATAAAAGATGATTCAGGCAATGAAATCAATGTGGATAAGCCTTTTAAACGGATTATATCTCTTTATGGCGCTCATACGGAAAATCTTTTTTCTCTTGGACTGGATAAGGAAATTATCGGGGTTTCCAAAAATGAATCCTATCCGCCCAAAGCTTTGGAAAAACCTGTTTTCAGCTATCATGATGATGCTGAAAAATTCATGGCTGCAAGACCTGATCTTGTCCTGGTACGTCCCATGATTGCAAGAGTTTACCAGCCTTTTATAAAAAAACTTGAGCAGGCTGGGATAATTGTTGTTTCTCTTCAGCCTGTTGGGATTGAAGATATGTACAATTACTGGCAGAATTTGGGGATATTAACAGGCAGAGAGCAGGCAGCAGCTTTTATGATTAAAGAGTTTGGAGATGCTGTTGAGGATTTTAAAAAACAGGCAGGGCAGATTCCTTATGAAAAACGCAAAAAGGTTTATTTTGAAGCTATTCATCAGAAGATGAAAACCTTTGCAGCCCATTCAACAGCAATGTTTGTCCTGCTGACTGCCGGAGGAATCAATATTGCTGAACATGCCAGCCAGATGCGCCAGACCAATATTGCAGCCTTTGGCAAGGAAAGAATTCTTGCAAAAGCAGGTGAAATTGATGTTTTTATTGCACAACAGGGAACAATGAACCCTGTTTCCGTGGAAATAATTAAAAATGAACCTGGTTTTCATGTTATTAAGGCTGTTTATAATAACCAGGTTTATATGGTTGATGAATTGATTGTATCCAGACCCACAATGAGGCTTCTGGAAGGTATTCAAAAAATTGCAGAGATTTTATATCCTGAAATTATGCAGGATAAATTAAGTAAGAGATTGCCCCCAAAATAA
- a CDS encoding AAA family ATPase: MEEKHLLINSIKEEISKLLVGQKDLVDGLLMGLFTKGHILIEGVPGLAKTSAVKTLADTVQADFKRIQFTPDLLPADLIGTEIYRPKTGDFSIKKGPIFHNIILADEINRAPSKVQSALLEAMQERQVTIGETTFKLADPFLVMATQNPIEQEGTYPLPEAQVDRFMLKLIIGYPDKAEEKEIMKRVGFEKPCEIKQVLNPSQLDEIEALIKSIYMDDKLKDYIVDLVFATRNPLDYNIDIADYIQFGASPRATIFLSLAARAYAFLQGRAYVTPQDIKTIAPNVLRHRIILTYEAEAEDITPEQIIKQIFDSVEVP, encoded by the coding sequence ATTGAAGAAAAGCACCTGCTGATAAACAGCATAAAGGAAGAGATTTCAAAGCTTCTTGTGGGCCAGAAAGACCTGGTTGACGGGCTGCTCATGGGACTTTTTACAAAGGGTCATATTTTAATTGAGGGTGTGCCTGGACTTGCAAAAACAAGTGCTGTTAAAACCCTGGCTGATACGGTTCAGGCTGATTTTAAAAGGATCCAGTTTACCCCTGATCTCCTCCCTGCAGACTTGATAGGAACTGAGATTTACAGGCCGAAAACCGGTGATTTTTCAATTAAAAAAGGGCCTATATTTCATAATATCATTCTTGCAGATGAAATTAACCGGGCACCCTCAAAGGTGCAGTCTGCATTATTGGAAGCCATGCAGGAGCGCCAGGTTACAATCGGGGAGACCACTTTTAAACTGGCCGATCCTTTCCTGGTTATGGCAACCCAGAACCCTATTGAGCAGGAAGGTACATATCCCCTGCCCGAAGCCCAGGTTGACAGGTTTATGTTAAAGCTGATTATAGGCTATCCTGACAAGGCTGAAGAAAAAGAGATTATGAAACGGGTAGGGTTTGAAAAACCATGTGAAATAAAACAGGTTCTTAACCCTTCACAGCTTGATGAGATTGAGGCACTTATAAAATCCATTTACATGGATGACAAGCTCAAGGATTATATTGTTGACCTGGTGTTTGCGACACGCAACCCCCTGGATTATAATATTGATATTGCAGATTATATTCAATTCGGGGCATCCCCCAGGGCAACCATTTTTTTAAGCCTGGCAGCAAGGGCATATGCCTTTTTGCAGGGCAGGGCCTATGTAACCCCCCAGGACATAAAAACCATTGCTCCCAATGTTCTCAGGCACAGGATTATTTTAACCTATGAAGCTGAGGCCGAAGACATTACCCCAGAGCAGATCATAAAGCAGATTTTTGATTCTGTTGAAGTACCGTAA
- a CDS encoding topoisomerase DNA-binding C4 zinc finger domain-containing protein, translating to MEIQRIIDKTRKNLLESVSEKNLLKIIEENLKRLRKLYPENKNLFTNSDIIFLKSLNNISQKLILFIEICEELPYLTDIFDYYEYIEKLNSIRGDIKDFPICKRVDKEIRELIERYEEIHIKEQQKMGHLLNKKIIQLELNCPLCKEGHKMTIRNGTYGTFWGCSQFPNCTYTKKLSPEEQSYLNT from the coding sequence ATGGAAATTCAAAGAATAATTGATAAAACAAGAAAAAATCTTCTTGAGTCTGTTTCAGAAAAGAATTTACTCAAAATAATTGAAGAGAATCTTAAACGATTGAGAAAATTATATCCTGAAAACAAAAATCTGTTTACGAACTCAGATATCATTTTTCTAAAATCGCTTAATAATATTTCACAAAAACTTATACTCTTTATTGAAATATGCGAAGAATTACCTTACTTAACTGATATATTTGATTATTACGAATATATTGAAAAACTAAACTCAATCAGGGGGGATATTAAAGATTTCCCAATATGTAAAAGAGTTGATAAAGAGATAAGAGAACTTATTGAAAGATATGAAGAAATTCATATAAAAGAGCAACAAAAAATGGGTCATCTTCTGAATAAAAAAATAATTCAACTGGAATTGAATTGTCCACTTTGTAAAGAAGGACATAAAATGACAATCCGAAATGGGACATACGGAACATTCTGGGGATGTAGTCAATTTCCTAATTGCACTTATACCAAAAAACTTTCACCAGAAGAACAAAGTTATCTCAATACATAA
- a CDS encoding NAD-dependent epimerase/dehydratase family protein, producing the protein MKHNILITGVSGYLGSVLCAELSQYHNVTGLYRRSPSARQRHASPGVVWEKGELADIDCIELIFRRSILRGQKIDYVIHFAAYTDYNEKWQDEYCTTNVIGTRNIIETASRAGVKRILFAGSIAALEPLPRGQVLTEKSPAGGSVAYSRSKAIGEKMLIENSHRVPVAVLRIGGVFTDWCELPPLFSLINMWSQPFTGCMIPGRGFSGFPYIHRKDLVRAVTRVIEKNESLEQFDTFFASHNGCTYQKDLFPVIRSYCNEHFSIKPLNVPRFFAKMALHGKYIFNTIRKKPTYERAWMIKYVDRPLVVDTGYTRNKLDWEPDPDWHILKRLPVLMNNFNKNRQAWYNRNVLRNDQKYEYEPDCP; encoded by the coding sequence ATGAAACACAATATTCTTATAACAGGTGTATCAGGCTATCTTGGTTCTGTTCTCTGTGCAGAGCTTTCCCAATATCATAATGTAACAGGGCTTTACAGGCGCTCTCCTTCAGCAAGGCAGAGACACGCTTCCCCTGGAGTAGTATGGGAAAAAGGCGAACTGGCTGATATTGACTGTATTGAATTAATTTTCAGACGCAGTATTTTAAGAGGACAAAAGATTGATTATGTAATTCATTTTGCAGCATACACTGATTATAATGAAAAATGGCAGGATGAATACTGCACTACCAATGTCATAGGAACCAGAAATATTATTGAAACTGCATCCAGAGCAGGAGTAAAAAGGATTTTGTTTGCAGGAAGCATAGCAGCACTTGAACCTCTTCCCCGCGGACAGGTTTTAACAGAAAAATCCCCGGCAGGCGGCAGTGTGGCATATTCCAGGAGCAAGGCCATCGGCGAAAAAATGCTTATTGAAAATTCACACAGGGTGCCTGTTGCAGTCTTGAGAATCGGGGGGGTTTTTACTGACTGGTGCGAACTTCCGCCTTTGTTCAGCTTAATAAATATGTGGAGCCAGCCCTTTACAGGGTGCATGATACCAGGCAGGGGGTTTTCAGGATTTCCGTATATTCACAGGAAAGACCTGGTAAGGGCAGTAACACGGGTTATTGAAAAAAATGAAAGTCTTGAGCAATTTGACACATTTTTTGCGTCCCATAACGGCTGCACATATCAAAAAGACCTGTTTCCTGTTATCCGCAGCTATTGCAATGAACATTTTTCAATAAAACCCCTTAATGTTCCCCGTTTTTTTGCAAAAATGGCCTTGCATGGAAAATACATTTTCAATACAATAAGAAAAAAGCCAACCTATGAAAGGGCATGGATGATAAAATATGTTGACCGGCCCCTTGTTGTTGATACAGGATATACAAGAAATAAACTGGACTGGGAACCTGATCCTGATTGGCATATATTGAAGCGGCTTCCTGTTCTTATGAATAATTTTAATAAAAACCGCCAGGCATGGTATAATCGCAATGTCCTAAGAAACGATCAAAAATATGAATATGAACCTGACTGCCCTTAA